A single genomic interval of Flavihumibacter rivuli harbors:
- a CDS encoding LytR/AlgR family response regulator transcription factor, with protein MKLLIVEDEELAVRKLRGLLKEVDPEMEILADLDSIESTVDWLQHNRQPDIILMDIELVDGQSFEIFERTPIKCPVIFITSYDEYAIQAFTVNSVAYLLKPIEKEDLVAAFGKFNLLKEYYSTAAPGFSINNLVEELQARLQPKSYRKRFLTKYTNKLLTVETHEIAYFFIEARINFFRTYDNRKIAIDYTLEELEQMLDPQEFFRINRSYLISLKSIQKIDDYFGQRLILQLNPTVSEQVIISREKVSAFKTWMGK; from the coding sequence ATGAAACTTCTAATAGTAGAAGACGAAGAACTGGCGGTCAGAAAACTGCGTGGCCTGCTGAAGGAAGTTGATCCGGAAATGGAAATACTTGCCGACCTGGATTCCATTGAATCTACCGTGGATTGGCTGCAGCATAACCGGCAACCGGATATCATTTTGATGGATATAGAACTGGTTGATGGTCAAAGTTTTGAGATTTTCGAACGCACCCCAATCAAATGCCCTGTCATTTTCATCACTTCCTACGATGAGTACGCCATCCAGGCATTTACTGTAAACAGTGTTGCATATTTACTAAAGCCAATAGAAAAGGAAGACCTGGTTGCGGCATTTGGCAAATTCAACCTGCTTAAGGAATATTATAGCACTGCCGCCCCCGGGTTCTCTATTAACAACCTTGTAGAGGAACTTCAGGCAAGGCTCCAACCCAAATCCTACAGGAAAAGGTTCCTTACCAAATACACCAATAAACTATTAACCGTAGAGACTCATGAGATCGCTTACTTTTTTATAGAAGCCAGGATCAATTTCTTCAGGACCTATGACAATCGAAAGATCGCTATAGATTATACCCTGGAAGAACTGGAACAAATGCTGGACCCACAGGAATTCTTCCGCATTAACCGTTCCTACCTGATATCCCTAAAGTCAATACAAAAAATAGATGATTATTTTGGGCAGCGATTGATCCTTCAATTAAATCCAACCGTCTCTGAACAGGTGATCATAAGCAGGGAAAAAGTAAGCGCCTTTAAAACCTGGATGGGAAAATGA
- a CDS encoding Gfo/Idh/MocA family protein gives MNKFRMHNYHHMSSRRKFLTKLTMAAAAAPLAAWHRSSQQAIPVPPVADGPTLRVALMGLGSYANRVAEAMQQCKRAKITGLISGTSSKLKEWGERYGVPEGSRYNYSNFDQVRNNPDIDAIYVITPNAQHKEQVVRIARAGKHAICEKPMAINAREGAEMVAACKQAGVQLLVGYRMHFEANTLEIIRMRNAGEFGKPLFFQGLSGFRIGNPSQWRLDPKLSGGGAMMDIGIYSVNGARYMVGEEPVWVTAQETKTDPVLFREGVDETIQFQLGFPSGAIASCLSTYRMNYLDRFFLDGENGFAELSPATGYGPIKARTHKGELNFQHITHQTTQMDEMAAILLDGKKPIVPLDGEEGLKDLKIIDAIYEAVRTGKKVSLKL, from the coding sequence ATGAATAAATTCAGGATGCATAACTACCATCATATGTCCTCCAGGAGAAAATTCCTTACTAAACTAACTATGGCCGCCGCAGCTGCGCCACTGGCCGCCTGGCACCGCAGTTCACAGCAAGCCATACCTGTTCCACCAGTAGCCGATGGACCTACATTAAGGGTTGCCTTAATGGGCCTGGGCAGCTATGCCAATAGGGTTGCCGAAGCCATGCAGCAATGCAAGCGGGCAAAGATCACGGGACTGATCAGCGGCACGTCTTCCAAGCTGAAGGAGTGGGGCGAACGTTATGGGGTACCGGAAGGAAGCCGCTACAATTACAGCAATTTCGACCAGGTCAGGAACAACCCTGATATAGATGCCATATATGTGATCACCCCCAATGCCCAGCACAAGGAGCAGGTGGTCAGGATAGCCAGGGCCGGTAAGCATGCCATCTGTGAAAAACCCATGGCCATCAATGCCAGGGAAGGTGCGGAAATGGTGGCGGCCTGCAAGCAAGCGGGCGTTCAACTGCTGGTAGGCTATCGCATGCATTTCGAAGCCAATACCCTGGAGATCATCCGGATGCGAAATGCGGGTGAATTCGGCAAACCCCTGTTCTTCCAGGGGCTCAGCGGCTTCCGCATTGGCAATCCCAGCCAATGGCGACTGGATCCCAAACTTTCCGGTGGCGGGGCCATGATGGATATTGGCATTTATTCGGTTAATGGTGCACGTTATATGGTAGGGGAAGAACCGGTATGGGTGACGGCACAGGAAACAAAGACCGATCCCGTTCTCTTCCGCGAAGGCGTGGATGAAACGATCCAGTTCCAGCTGGGCTTTCCTTCGGGCGCTATAGCTTCCTGCCTGTCCACTTACCGCATGAATTACCTCGACCGATTCTTCCTGGACGGGGAAAATGGTTTCGCCGAATTATCACCCGCAACCGGCTATGGTCCCATCAAGGCCAGGACACATAAGGGCGAGCTGAACTTCCAGCATATCACGCACCAGACCACCCAAATGGATGAAATGGCCGCCATCCTCCTCGATGGTAAAAAGCCTATAGTGCCATTGGATGGAGAAGAAGGCTTGAAAGACCTGAAGATCATTGATGCGATCTATGAGGCAGTAAGAACGGGAAAGAAGGTATCGCTGAAACTATAA
- a CDS encoding glycosyltransferase family 39 protein, translating into MGIMPQDAYYYFYSEHLALSYYDHPPAIAYLIWVFTMLFGKKIIVLKLTATIITLFTIFSFYYLSKGFLNTRQTLSAMVLFLSTLMVTILSLVASPDVPLMLFWTLSLRSLYLALFKERKTYWIWAGLLMGLAFDSKYTAIFLPAGMFLFLVLSQRRRKLLSSPWPYLCMAGWLIAIAPVLVWNWQHEFVSFRFQSTNRMDKISGLHISIMDFLGTIGHQAAILIPILFFTLVWGLWKITNQFGIKFSRIPESQLFLLCFFLPLFIGFTFLSFFYWVKLNWMMPAYITGILWISLYMNEKWVRIQLIASLVIHLALAMEIAFYPVIIKSDDTWVGWNELAEKVQELKKKYPKSFVFSADDYKTSAVLNFYFDEMVYSKNIIGEKALQFDYVSNDLNLLKGENALFIDSDKRLQKETQTIPPVVLYQYFDRVTSIRTIQVKKQGRLVRRFHVYLCANYHPGKVKFTN; encoded by the coding sequence ATGGGCATTATGCCACAGGATGCCTATTACTATTTCTACAGTGAGCACCTCGCCCTTTCCTATTATGATCATCCACCGGCCATTGCTTACCTGATATGGGTCTTTACGATGCTGTTCGGGAAGAAGATCATCGTCCTTAAACTCACGGCTACCATCATCACTTTGTTCACCATCTTTTCCTTCTACTATTTGTCAAAAGGCTTCCTTAATACCAGGCAGACCCTTTCCGCAATGGTGCTCTTCCTTTCCACCCTGATGGTCACCATCCTTTCCTTGGTAGCTTCACCAGATGTCCCTTTAATGCTTTTTTGGACACTGTCCTTAAGATCCCTTTATCTTGCCCTATTCAAGGAAAGGAAAACTTATTGGATCTGGGCCGGACTATTAATGGGATTGGCATTTGACAGCAAGTATACAGCCATTTTCCTGCCAGCGGGGATGTTCCTATTTCTCGTTTTGTCACAAAGGCGCCGCAAACTTCTTTCCTCCCCATGGCCATACCTGTGCATGGCAGGATGGCTCATTGCTATTGCGCCGGTCCTGGTATGGAATTGGCAACATGAATTTGTATCCTTTAGGTTTCAGTCCACCAACAGGATGGATAAAATAAGCGGATTGCATATTTCGATAATGGACTTCCTGGGAACAATAGGCCACCAGGCAGCTATTTTGATACCCATTCTTTTCTTCACCCTGGTTTGGGGATTGTGGAAAATAACAAACCAATTTGGCATTAAATTCAGCCGTATTCCTGAGTCACAACTATTCCTGCTTTGTTTCTTCCTACCCCTTTTTATTGGGTTTACCTTTTTATCATTCTTCTACTGGGTTAAACTGAACTGGATGATGCCCGCTTATATAACCGGCATCCTCTGGATAAGCCTTTACATGAATGAAAAATGGGTTCGCATCCAATTGATAGCCTCCCTGGTCATTCACCTGGCATTAGCGATGGAAATCGCTTTCTATCCGGTGATCATAAAATCAGATGATACCTGGGTAGGATGGAATGAGCTTGCAGAAAAAGTACAGGAATTAAAAAAAAAGTACCCCAAATCATTCGTCTTCTCAGCAGATGACTATAAAACATCAGCCGTCCTCAACTTTTACTTCGATGAAATGGTGTACAGCAAAAACATAATCGGCGAAAAGGCGCTGCAGTTCGATTACGTTTCCAATGACCTGAATTTACTGAAAGGGGAAAATGCACTCTTTATAGATTCAGATAAACGTTTACAAAAGGAAACCCAAACTATACCTCCCGTAGTACTATACCAGTATTTCGATCGTGTCACCTCAATAAGGACAATACAGGTCAAAAAACAAGGCAGACTCGTACGCCGTTTCCATGTGTATTTATGCGCCAACTATCATCCAGGAAAAGTTAAATTCACCAACTAA
- a CDS encoding cbb3-type cytochrome c oxidase subunit I has product METRDLFTQSGIIITLLLILLPVLTAVVLIIIKANSAIKEYKMGVKVENFNTYLKRLSIEEINQLKRRQEEQEYSLNNNELGSNLPPADKKGLIHNIIEEPGLHFIETKKKAQPKHHIAPELARLIVWYLACGAFWLIFGTTVGEYLGIKFSAPDIDHISWLSFGRLRPVHTNAVFWGWASISMMGLAYYVVPRISNTAIHHIKWGYHTLVAMNAAVIIGTISLMAGINNGGGEYREYTWPVMCLFGYGIVLSLVNFLRTISKRTTNEIYVSNWYIISALMFLLVIVGVAYLPTWQKGLGETIIQGYYMHQGVGMWFMLFCLGLMYYFLPQQLNKPIYSYGLGILAFWAQILFYTLIGTHHFIFSAIPWWLQTVAIIGSAGMLIPVIAGTTNFILTFNGTWNKVAHSYTLPFYLTGIIFYFTGSLQGTVEAFRFTNLLWHFTDFTVAHSHLTMYGIITFMLWAFIYTLVPRLTGHEPSHIAVGIHFWLALIGLLFYTIPLMIGATFKGLSWMDGKPFMESVVLMKPYWLWRAIGGSLMWLSHLVFIYNFYRMVKGRMEANIPTTAKDILKAKEKLETATF; this is encoded by the coding sequence ATGGAAACAAGAGATTTATTCACCCAGTCAGGCATCATCATTACCCTACTACTAATTCTCCTACCGGTACTAACAGCAGTAGTGCTGATCATCATTAAAGCGAATTCCGCCATCAAAGAATACAAGATGGGTGTGAAGGTAGAGAACTTCAATACCTACCTCAAACGCCTATCTATCGAAGAAATCAACCAATTAAAGCGTCGTCAAGAGGAACAGGAATATTCATTGAACAACAATGAACTTGGAAGTAACCTTCCGCCTGCCGACAAAAAAGGACTGATCCATAATATAATTGAGGAGCCGGGTCTTCATTTTATAGAAACCAAAAAGAAAGCCCAGCCCAAGCACCATATTGCTCCCGAACTGGCAAGACTAATAGTATGGTACTTGGCTTGCGGGGCATTCTGGCTGATCTTCGGGACTACAGTCGGGGAATACCTCGGGATCAAGTTCTCTGCACCAGATATTGACCATATCAGCTGGTTGAGTTTCGGAAGGTTAAGGCCGGTACATACCAATGCTGTATTCTGGGGATGGGCATCCATTTCCATGATGGGGTTAGCCTATTATGTCGTTCCCCGCATTTCCAATACAGCCATCCACCATATCAAATGGGGTTACCACACATTGGTCGCTATGAATGCGGCGGTAATCATTGGGACCATTTCCCTGATGGCCGGCATCAATAACGGAGGAGGTGAATACAGGGAGTATACCTGGCCGGTGATGTGCCTCTTTGGCTATGGCATTGTCCTGTCACTGGTCAATTTCCTCAGAACGATCAGTAAGAGAACTACCAATGAGATCTATGTTTCCAACTGGTACATCATTTCTGCATTGATGTTCTTATTAGTGATCGTTGGGGTTGCCTACCTGCCGACCTGGCAAAAAGGGTTGGGCGAAACGATCATCCAGGGATACTATATGCACCAGGGGGTAGGTATGTGGTTTATGCTATTCTGCCTTGGCCTGATGTACTACTTCCTGCCACAGCAATTGAACAAGCCTATTTACTCCTATGGTTTGGGAATCCTGGCTTTCTGGGCACAAATACTGTTTTATACCCTGATCGGCACCCATCATTTTATATTCAGTGCTATCCCCTGGTGGCTGCAAACCGTTGCCATTATAGGCAGTGCCGGAATGCTCATCCCGGTAATTGCCGGTACCACCAACTTTATCCTGACCTTTAATGGGACATGGAACAAAGTTGCCCATAGCTATACCCTGCCATTTTATTTGACCGGTATCATCTTCTACTTTACAGGATCCTTACAGGGTACCGTCGAAGCATTCAGGTTTACCAACCTGCTCTGGCATTTCACTGATTTCACTGTCGCGCATTCCCACCTGACGATGTATGGCATCATAACCTTTATGCTTTGGGCCTTCATCTATACCCTGGTTCCCCGTTTAACAGGCCATGAACCATCCCATATCGCGGTAGGCATCCATTTTTGGCTAGCCCTGATAGGATTATTATTCTATACCATCCCATTAATGATCGGCGCAACATTCAAAGGCCTGAGCTGGATGGATGGGAAACCATTCATGGAAAGTGTGGTGCTCATGAAGCCCTATTGGTTATGGCGGGCAATAGGCGGCTCCCTGATGTGGCTTTCACACCTCGTGTTCATCTACAACTTCTATCGGATGGTGAAGGGAAGGATGGAAGCTAATATTCCCACAACCGCAAAGGATATCCTGAAAGCCAAAGAAAAATTGGAAACAGCAACCTTCTAA
- a CDS encoding alpha/beta hydrolase family esterase, translating to MKKGLRNSYLIITSLILFLSACQKDDAPVEKVYRINGSMQVDGRERTYLVNLPPNYFEGGQFSLVIGMHGGGGSGVQFETSSLLTEKANAAGFVVVYPDGVQSDGLLKARTWNAGTCCDYAVEKNIDDVKFISNLIDELTRKYSINPKKVYATGHSNGGMMSYRLACQLSNKITAIAPNGCTMVVTTPCNPARPVPVLHMHSELDKKVPYLGGYGDGVGTANLVLPSIDSVLNVWSALNTCGKKGEVITQNSSYTFRKWSACTNNHTLEYYLTKDGGHGWPGGLPGGPFSDPTSQVIKANDLLWEFFQKFQLP from the coding sequence ATGAAAAAAGGCTTACGCAACTCCTACTTAATAATAACCAGCCTTATACTTTTCCTCAGCGCATGCCAGAAAGATGATGCGCCGGTTGAAAAAGTTTACCGTATCAATGGAAGCATGCAGGTGGATGGCCGGGAGCGCACCTACCTGGTGAACCTGCCGCCCAACTATTTTGAAGGCGGACAATTTTCCCTGGTGATCGGTATGCATGGTGGGGGTGGATCAGGTGTGCAATTTGAGACCAGTTCATTGCTCACTGAAAAAGCCAATGCAGCTGGATTTGTGGTGGTGTACCCCGACGGTGTCCAGAGTGACGGTTTGTTGAAGGCCCGCACCTGGAATGCCGGCACCTGCTGTGATTATGCGGTGGAGAAGAATATTGATGATGTCAAATTCATCAGCAACCTGATAGATGAACTCACCAGGAAATATTCCATCAACCCCAAAAAGGTATATGCGACCGGGCATTCCAATGGCGGGATGATGTCCTACCGATTGGCCTGCCAATTATCGAACAAGATCACCGCCATTGCGCCCAACGGTTGCACCATGGTGGTGACCACACCCTGTAATCCAGCCCGTCCTGTTCCCGTCCTGCATATGCATTCAGAGCTCGACAAGAAAGTTCCCTATTTAGGTGGTTATGGCGATGGAGTTGGAACGGCTAACCTTGTACTGCCTTCTATTGATTCCGTACTGAATGTTTGGTCGGCCCTCAATACCTGTGGCAAGAAGGGAGAAGTGATCACCCAGAATAGCAGTTATACCTTCCGTAAATGGTCTGCCTGCACCAATAACCATACCCTCGAATACTACCTCACCAAGGATGGTGGTCATGGCTGGCCAGGAGGCTTACCCGGTGGACCATTCTCCGACCCAACCTCACAAGTGATCAAGGCCAATGATTTGTTATGGGAGTTCTTCCAAAAGTTTCAGTTGCCCTAA
- a CDS encoding sensor histidine kinase translates to MLKFQEEISKFRWLLYSLPPALGITINIIMFGERYIKDWHILVFSTLLLISLMAILSPIQIYIANFMRKRQTSERKLIQRILLAAFLHFPVTAIIITLVFFVYSSIPLFQYTFSRTEYAWALFAGIVCDIIGIAMNEGIYSYHKWRETILKTEQLSKEKLQTQLNGLLQQINPHFLFNSLNALSALINENPNDAQKYLSDLSKVYRYLLRTNEYELTSLTNELNFIDSYFHLLQTRFGKGVMLVKKIDPNSNNALLPPLTLQLLVENAVKHNTVGKRNPLVIEIIAEGDSLMVRNNLQRKTIKVESSKIGLSNIAEKYRLINKSSIEIKEDPGFFMVKVPLINTGID, encoded by the coding sequence ATGTTGAAATTCCAAGAAGAAATATCAAAATTCAGGTGGTTGCTTTATTCACTTCCGCCGGCCCTGGGGATAACGATAAATATTATCATGTTTGGGGAAAGGTATATAAAGGACTGGCATATCCTGGTATTCTCTACCCTCCTACTCATTTCCCTCATGGCTATCCTTTCTCCTATACAGATCTACATAGCGAATTTCATGCGGAAACGGCAAACCAGTGAGCGTAAACTGATCCAGAGAATCTTATTAGCAGCCTTTCTGCATTTCCCGGTCACAGCCATTATTATCACCCTTGTATTCTTTGTATATAGCAGTATCCCGCTTTTTCAATATACCTTCTCCAGGACCGAATACGCATGGGCCCTGTTTGCCGGTATCGTTTGTGATATTATTGGTATTGCCATGAACGAAGGGATCTACAGCTATCACAAATGGAGGGAAACAATACTAAAAACAGAACAGCTAAGCAAGGAAAAGCTCCAGACCCAATTGAATGGTTTACTCCAGCAAATCAATCCCCACTTTCTTTTCAACAGCCTGAATGCCTTATCCGCATTGATCAATGAAAACCCAAATGATGCGCAAAAATACCTTAGCGACCTGAGCAAGGTATACAGGTACCTGCTACGGACAAACGAGTATGAACTCACCTCCCTTACCAATGAGTTGAATTTTATAGACTCCTACTTTCACCTATTGCAAACCAGGTTCGGAAAGGGCGTCATGCTGGTAAAAAAGATCGACCCCAATTCGAACAATGCCCTACTGCCTCCCCTTACGCTACAGTTACTGGTGGAAAATGCCGTAAAACATAATACGGTGGGGAAAAGAAACCCCTTGGTAATCGAAATAATTGCAGAGGGTGATTCCCTTATGGTCAGGAACAACCTGCAGCGAAAAACGATCAAAGTGGAAAGCAGTAAAATAGGGTTATCCAATATTGCAGAAAAATACCGGTTGATCAACAAGAGTAGTATTGAAATAAAAGAAGACCCTGGATTCTTCATGGTGAAAGTCCCGCTAATCAATACCGGTATTGACTGA
- a CDS encoding sialate O-acetylesterase, producing the protein MKRFAIVLFCSLLVTGSAWSQLRLPAILSSGMVLQQKDSVTLWGWSGSGEKVYVTTGWDNRKDSTISTNMATWRLKVKTPAAGGPYTITITSRNTIVLEDVMIGEVWVCSGQSNMEWSYYNGTSDIQPEFATAFNRNIRFFHVPRTASYHPQDDLKASWAVCDSNTIKSFSSVGYFFGKNLQQNLHVPIGLINASWGGTPAETWTPGEVVEGDPQLKAAAAQLPTFAWWPSATAQAFNGMIAPLANFRIAGAIWYQGESNVSTSSTYTRLFTRMVDAWRKAFNNEFPFYYVQIAPFAYENHNVGALLREAQTRAMQHPKTGMVVITDLVDTVSDIHPGKKAPVGKRLANWALAETYGQTGIHYQSPEFANMVREKDKLAISFSHIGSGLVINGRKAEGFYICGPDRQWYAAEAKLDKDRILVWSKQVKDPEQVRYGFSNTLIGNIATKEGLPLTPFRTDNFEVDQSPVK; encoded by the coding sequence ATGAAACGATTTGCCATTGTCCTGTTCTGCTCGCTTTTAGTGACAGGCAGCGCCTGGAGCCAACTCCGTCTTCCCGCCATCCTCAGTTCAGGGATGGTCCTCCAGCAAAAGGATTCCGTAACCCTCTGGGGTTGGTCCGGATCAGGGGAAAAGGTTTATGTCACCACGGGCTGGGACAACCGAAAAGACTCAACAATAAGCACCAATATGGCTACCTGGAGGCTAAAGGTAAAGACACCGGCTGCAGGGGGTCCCTATACCATCACCATTACCAGTCGCAATACGATCGTATTGGAAGATGTCATGATAGGGGAGGTATGGGTCTGCTCCGGACAATCGAATATGGAGTGGAGCTATTACAATGGTACTTCCGATATCCAGCCAGAGTTTGCCACTGCTTTTAACCGGAACATCCGCTTTTTCCATGTGCCCCGTACCGCGTCTTATCATCCCCAGGACGACCTGAAAGCATCCTGGGCGGTATGCGATTCCAATACCATCAAATCATTCAGCTCTGTTGGATATTTTTTTGGCAAGAACCTGCAGCAAAACCTCCATGTTCCCATTGGGCTCATCAACGCCAGTTGGGGTGGTACTCCTGCAGAAACATGGACTCCGGGGGAGGTCGTGGAAGGTGATCCTCAACTAAAGGCGGCGGCGGCCCAACTGCCAACCTTTGCCTGGTGGCCCAGCGCAACTGCCCAGGCATTCAATGGCATGATCGCCCCCCTGGCCAATTTCAGAATTGCAGGTGCTATCTGGTACCAGGGAGAAAGTAATGTAAGTACCAGTTCTACCTATACCCGGCTCTTCACCCGCATGGTCGATGCCTGGCGCAAGGCATTCAATAATGAATTTCCGTTCTATTATGTACAAATTGCACCTTTTGCCTATGAAAACCATAATGTAGGCGCCCTGTTGAGGGAAGCCCAGACCAGGGCCATGCAGCATCCCAAAACGGGTATGGTGGTCATCACAGACCTGGTAGATACGGTTTCGGATATCCATCCCGGTAAGAAGGCGCCGGTTGGGAAAAGACTTGCCAATTGGGCATTGGCTGAAACCTATGGACAAACAGGTATTCATTACCAAAGTCCGGAGTTCGCCAATATGGTCAGGGAGAAAGATAAACTGGCGATCAGTTTTTCGCATATCGGTTCGGGGCTAGTGATCAATGGCAGGAAAGCGGAAGGATTCTACATCTGCGGACCCGACCGGCAATGGTACGCCGCAGAAGCCAAACTGGACAAAGACCGGATCCTGGTTTGGAGCAAGCAGGTAAAGGACCCTGAACAGGTTAGGTACGGTTTCAGCAATACCCTGATTGGTAATATTGCTACAAAAGAAGGCTTGCCCTTAACTCCCTTCCGTACCGATAATTTTGAAGTAGATCAATCACCCGTAAAATAA
- a CDS encoding cupin domain-containing protein translates to MQSTISNIKKIIGFRPDIDQLESLGTQIQWKDIVNAEAGIVLLAAETDGPPIHYHPRQEEEFFIRQGELMVYRRDRWIKLQEGDSITIPAKTPHTYKNASKKEVLFDFCISPRVRFREMIEEMDGYVQEQKIRGTDFKSVLYLCRVMDKYPDVTQSVKPPQFIVKLMAGLSRTFQK, encoded by the coding sequence ATGCAATCAACTATTTCAAACATTAAGAAGATCATCGGGTTCAGGCCGGATATTGACCAGCTCGAATCACTTGGTACACAAATTCAATGGAAGGATATTGTTAATGCAGAGGCCGGTATTGTTTTGCTGGCTGCAGAAACTGATGGACCTCCCATTCATTATCATCCACGGCAAGAAGAAGAGTTCTTCATTCGTCAGGGGGAGTTAATGGTATACAGGAGGGACAGGTGGATCAAACTCCAGGAAGGAGATTCAATAACCATTCCTGCCAAAACGCCCCACACCTACAAGAATGCCTCTAAGAAGGAAGTCCTGTTTGATTTTTGTATTTCGCCCAGGGTTCGTTTCAGGGAAATGATTGAAGAGATGGATGGATATGTCCAGGAGCAAAAAATAAGGGGAACCGATTTTAAATCTGTCCTTTATTTGTGCCGGGTGATGGATAAGTATCCTGATGTCACCCAAAGTGTGAAGCCACCACAGTTCATCGTAAAACTGATGGCAGGATTATCAAGGACCTTTCAAAAATAG
- a CDS encoding TolB family protein, protein MKWLLLYSTSFLFSLSFAQGPVGIFSGHADIGSPAIKGDAQYHPLDQSYHLQAGGYNIWFGRDEFHYAFNTIKGDFILTANFKLLGKGVDTHRKTGWMVRASKDDDAAHMTATVHGDGMVALQWRRMKGAHMRDPQDELFTKKQGTEIIQLERQGKVFIMRVAHPGEPLQEIGRTDAVDMPDEVLAGIFLSSHNPDVKEEAMAWNVRIEQTVPDDYNGYAHGVLPSRLEVMNVFDGKRRIVHEDKGRFEAPNWMKDGKRLLFNQGGAIYTLPVEGGQPEKLNTGSANRNNNDHVISFDGKWLAISSHREGMPGGGSTIYVLPITGGEPLLVTDSTPSYLHGWSPDGKEVVYTAQRRSFGPTYNIFKKPVKGGKETQLTFLNSGLADGPEYSPDGKWIYYNATESGSMQVWRMRPDGSGKEQLTFDEYNNWFPHISPDNKWIVFLSFPNTVSPNDHPFYKRVMLRLMPVAGGAPRAIAYLYGGQGTINTPSWSPDSKHIAFVSNTGPAVKQAN, encoded by the coding sequence ATGAAATGGTTATTGCTCTACTCCACATCCTTTCTGTTCAGCTTATCCTTTGCGCAAGGACCGGTGGGCATTTTCTCCGGGCATGCCGATATTGGCAGTCCTGCCATCAAGGGCGATGCACAGTACCATCCCCTGGACCAGTCTTATCACCTCCAGGCAGGGGGATACAATATCTGGTTCGGTCGCGATGAGTTCCATTATGCGTTCAATACCATCAAAGGGGATTTTATCCTGACCGCCAATTTCAAACTCCTGGGTAAGGGTGTTGATACCCACCGCAAGACCGGATGGATGGTCCGAGCCAGTAAGGATGATGATGCCGCGCACATGACCGCCACTGTCCATGGCGATGGTATGGTGGCCCTTCAATGGCGAAGGATGAAGGGGGCACATATGCGTGACCCACAGGATGAGTTGTTCACGAAGAAGCAGGGGACAGAGATCATTCAGCTCGAACGCCAGGGTAAGGTCTTCATCATGCGGGTGGCCCATCCCGGTGAACCCCTGCAGGAAATTGGCCGGACCGATGCCGTTGATATGCCCGATGAAGTGCTGGCAGGGATCTTCCTCAGCAGCCACAACCCCGATGTAAAGGAAGAAGCCATGGCCTGGAATGTCCGCATCGAACAGACTGTACCGGATGACTATAACGGGTATGCACATGGGGTTTTGCCCAGCAGGCTGGAGGTCATGAATGTCTTTGATGGTAAGCGCAGGATCGTTCATGAGGATAAGGGCAGGTTCGAAGCACCCAACTGGATGAAGGATGGCAAGCGCCTGCTCTTCAACCAGGGTGGTGCCATCTATACCCTACCGGTGGAAGGAGGGCAACCGGAGAAACTGAATACGGGTTCCGCTAACCGCAACAACAATGACCATGTGATCTCCTTCGATGGCAAATGGCTGGCCATCTCATCGCATCGGGAAGGGATGCCCGGTGGCGGCAGCACCATCTATGTCCTGCCTATCACCGGCGGTGAGCCTCTACTGGTGACCGATAGCACGCCTTCTTACCTGCATGGCTGGAGTCCCGATGGTAAGGAGGTTGTTTATACAGCACAACGCAGGAGCTTCGGTCCTACCTACAATATATTCAAGAAGCCCGTGAAAGGAGGGAAGGAGACCCAGTTGACCTTCCTGAATAGCGGCTTGGCAGATGGTCCGGAGTATTCACCCGATGGCAAATGGATCTATTACAATGCCACGGAAAGCGGCAGCATGCAGGTCTGGCGCATGCGTCCCGATGGTAGCGGGAAAGAACAACTGACCTTCGATGAGTACAATAACTGGTTCCCGCATATTTCACCCGATAACAAGTGGATCGTCTTCCTGTCCTTCCCCAATACTGTAAGTCCCAACGACCATCCATTTTACAAAAGGGTGATGCTTCGACTGATGCCTGTTGCCGGTGGTGCACCAAGGGCCATCGCTTACCTGTATGGTGGACAGGGTACTATCAATACCCCCAGCTGGAGCCCCGATAGTAAACATATCGCTTTTGTGAGCAATACCGGTCCGGCAGTAAAGCAAGCGAATTGA